The DNA region AGAGCCGATATGGATGCGCTCGCCATGCCTGAGATGGCGGAGCGGCCCTATAAATCGACCGTACCGGGAAAGATGCATGCCTGCGGCCATGACGGCCATACGGCAATGCTGCTTGGCGCCGCGCGGCATCTGGCGGCGACGCTGAATTTTTCCGGCACCGTGCATTTCATCTTCCAGCCGGCCGAAGAGGGCCGCGGCGGGGCGAAGCGCATGGTCGAGGAGGGGTTCTTCCGGCTTTTCCCCTGCGATGCCGTCTATGGCCTGCACAATATGCCGGGGCTTGCGGTCGACGAGATCGCCGTCGTCGAGGGACCGCAGCTCGCCTCCTCCGACAGCTGGCGCATCACCTTTCGCGGCGTCGGCACGCACGGCGCCAAGCCGCATCTCGGCCGCGATCCGATCACGGCAGCCGGTACTTTCCTGTCATCGCTGCAGACGATCGTCGGCCGTGTTGTCGACCCGCTGCAGCCGGCGGTCGTCAGCGCCTGCTTCCTGCAGGCGGGCGATACGAAGGCGTTGAACGTCATTCCCGATATTGTGGAGATCGGCGGAACGGCACGGGCCTATTCGCCTGAGGTGCGCGACCAGCTGGAGACCGCGATCGCCCGGTTGGCGAGTGGGACGGCTGCGATGTATGGCATATCGGCCGACTATCATTTTGAGCGGCGGATACCGCCTGTCGTTAATGATGCGGATGCCACATCACGGGCGCTTGCCGCCGCCGGCACCGTCTTTGCTGAAAACGTGCGGAGGAGTTTTCCGCCGTCGACGGCTGGAGATGACTTTGCCTTCTTCGCGCAGAACGCGCCGGGCTGTTATGTCTGGCTGGGCAACGGACCGGCGGTTGACGGCGCGCTACACCACAACACGACTTATGATTTTAACGATGGGGCGCTTGGATACGGGGCGGCTTACTGGGTGGCGTTGGTGGAGGGGGAGTTGAAGGTTTGAGCGATGTCCATTGGTCCGTTTTCACTGTTTTGCGGCGCTGTGGCAGTGATGCACGACTTTCCGGAAGTGAGACGTCGTTCCACACTAGTTGACGGGCCAGACAAATAGCAGCGCCGGCACGCTAACGAGAATAATCAACGCCGACAGCGGCAAGCCGAGACGCGGATAATCGGAAAACTTGTAACCGCCGGGACCGAAGACGAGCGTGTTGCATTGATGGCCGACAGGCGTGAGGAAGTCGCAACCCGCGCCAATGGCTACCGCCATCAGGAAGGCTTCCGGTCTGAAGCCTAGACCCGTTGCAAAGCTGGCGGCGATCGGCGCCATGACAAGGACCGTCGCGGCGTTGTTGAGGAAGGGCGTAACGGCCATGGCGGTCACCAAAATCAGGCCGAGCGCACCCCATGCCGGCAGATTCATCGCCGCCCCACTCAGCCAGCCGGCAATCAAATCGCTGCCGCCGGAGGTGCGCAAGGAGTCCGAGACGGGAATAAGGGCCGCGAGCATCACCAGGATCGGTCCATCAACCGATTTATAGACATCCGCGAGTGGAACAGCTCGAAAAACGACCATGCCCAGGGCGGCTGCGAAGAAGGCCACCGGAACCGGCGCGAGACCGACCGCGGTCGTTGCCATCGCGAGCGCCAGGATAAGAAGCGGAATGAAGGCGCGGCGGCGGGTGCCGAGCAGCACCTCTCGCTGGGCGAGTGGCAGCAGGCCGAAATCCTGCAGAAGGGCAGTCAGGCTTCCCCGGCTGCCTTGCAGAAGGAGCACATCACCGGTGCTGATGGTCAAGCTTCCCAGCCGTTCCTTGAGGCGTTCACCGCGCCGGCTAATCGCCAAAAGGTTGACCCCGCGCGTATAGGAAAGCGCCAATTCTTTGGCGGAAAGGCCAGCGAGGGAGGATCCCTGACTAACGATTGCCTCAAGCGAAATGATGTCCGCCTCCGGGTGGCCGCCTTCTGCCAGAGGCTTGCC from Rhizobium sp. NLR16a includes:
- a CDS encoding M20 aminoacylase family protein translates to MSIPARIKDDLPFLTALRRDLHAHPELGFEEERTAGIAAKLLEEAGIAVHRGLGGTGVVGTLQVGNGTRRIGLRADMDALAMPEMAERPYKSTVPGKMHACGHDGHTAMLLGAARHLAATLNFSGTVHFIFQPAEEGRGGAKRMVEEGFFRLFPCDAVYGLHNMPGLAVDEIAVVEGPQLASSDSWRITFRGVGTHGAKPHLGRDPITAAGTFLSSLQTIVGRVVDPLQPAVVSACFLQAGDTKALNVIPDIVEIGGTARAYSPEVRDQLETAIARLASGTAAMYGISADYHFERRIPPVVNDADATSRALAAAGTVFAENVRRSFPPSTAGDDFAFFAQNAPGCYVWLGNGPAVDGALHHNTTYDFNDGALGYGAAYWVALVEGELKV
- a CDS encoding SLC13 family permease, coding for MTTQQIIAFSVIALMMAVFIWDRFRYDVVACCALVLAVGTGIVPPEKAFSGFSDDIVIIVGSALVVSAGVARSGIVDSAIKRFFPNLNTLYTQLALLMIAVAMLSAFIKNIGALAIMMPVAFKFAKKSGASPSKYLMPMSFAALLGGLMTQIGTSPNIVVSRLREEMTGASFTMFDFTPMGGVLTVVGITFLLFFHWLVPSRTKQNSSIEDAIEIKNYTSEVAITAQSALLEQALSDLLNLGDGEVIATAVLRGGTRMAPFPDLTLRSDDIVLLEGPSAAMDRIVSQGKLKLSGKPLAEGGHPEADIISLEAIVSQGSSLAGLSAKELALSYTRGVNLLAISRRGERLKERLGSLTISTGDVLLLQGSRGSLTALLQDFGLLPLAQREVLLGTRRRAFIPLLILALAMATTAVGLAPVPVAFFAAALGMVVFRAVPLADVYKSVDGPILVMLAALIPVSDSLRTSGGSDLIAGWLSGAAMNLPAWGALGLILVTAMAVTPFLNNAATVLVMAPIAASFATGLGFRPEAFLMAVAIGAGCDFLTPVGHQCNTLVFGPGGYKFSDYPRLGLPLSALIILVSVPALLFVWPVN